The Nicotiana tabacum cultivar K326 chromosome 5, ASM71507v2, whole genome shotgun sequence sequence ATGCCAAAATAGTTACCTGTTGTTGTGTTAACATTGTCTTGCATTATAAGGGAGTTCACCCTAATTTTACGTACAAAAACAGTTCCTAGGATGTCTGCCTATAGTGCCTTGTTTACAAATACCGGAGGGACTGTCAAAATTCTTGTCCtatcaaaagtcttttttttctgCTCCTTCCTTTGCGAGGAGGTCCACCACCTGATTTTGCTCTCTGAAATCATGCTCCAATGTTGGATTTCCCAGCTGTTCCATCAATGACCTGCATTCAAGAATAATAGAATTAAAATGCATGTTTCCCTCCTTTATCATTCTTACAACCTATCCAGAATCAGTGAAAATTTGAAGTGGTGTGAGCTTGTGCTGGAGGGCTAATGTGAGCCCCTGCCATAGAGCTTGAATTTCAGCCTCTAGGCCGGTGGTATGAGGTAGACCTCTCATATAACCTAGAATCCAGCCGCCCATGCTATTCCTAATGACACCCCCAATTCCACCTACTCTTGATGGAGGACATGCTGCCCTATCAATGTTGAGCTTATATGCGCCAATAGGGGTGGCTTCCACTTGATGTGGATttcagttatttcatttttttccctATGTTGCACAGCAATAGTATAGCATTCCGTGGCTCTAGCAATGGTTTGTTTAACTGGGACAATGTTCTTTTTGTTCTCAAAAAGGTTATTATTTCTAATGAGCCATGGGCCCCAAAAATAGAATGGTAGAAGGGATTTCCAGGTGATAGCATTGTTAAACTGCATATTCTTGACCTTGTGCCATGTATCCTCCCTGTGGGTTATTGAGAACACAAGATGTGGGTGGGAGGATTTGTTGGTACACTCCAGAGTTAAGGAGTTCCAAAATGCCCTTGCATTGGAGCATTCAAAGAAGATGCGGTTGATGCCTTCCAAGCCAGAGGAGCAGAAGTGACataatgggctaacatttaagcCGATGTTGTTTAAGTGTATGGCAGTGGGGAGTCTGTTATGTTGCATTATCCAGGTGAAGAACTTAATTTTGTTAGGGACTCTTAGCTTCCAAATCTAGATGAAGGCGTCATCATGGCTAGAGTTGGGGTTGGTCTCAGCCTtcttagagttgaagttttaactGATTTTCCATATGATTCGATGTCAATTTGGTTTGATTGGATTGCCTCCTTCAAATGGTATTAACTTGATATTCAAAGACCTAGAAGCTAGGAAGTTTCTCTGTTGGATACTTTTCCACTGCCACTGCTTGCCCATTTAATTTCTTCTCATTTATTTGTTCATGTTTAACCTTTTCCAGTCCTATTGACTTACTGTGGGTCTTGAATACCTTGTTTTTCTCAGGTTTTTTGGAATtataaaatagtttgacagcatcaCCAAAACACATTTGGTAAGAAAGCTTTGAATTTCTTCTAATGGAACTATCAGATTGAGGGCGGATATAACTTTGAGGAGGAGaatgaggaggagaaagggggctgaagttgtttaaaaaatgggtacaagttaaaatctttttaaaaaataggtataggggcgaccaaatagggcgccccgtgcaatttttacttcCAGATGAGCTTATCCTCAGAGTTAGTAGAAAGATGGATGAATGTAGATTGGATAACATACTTAATTTCCCTGGGGAAGGGGTAGTGGATAGCATCAAAGTTCCATTCCCCATTGCTGAGGATGGTGTTTATCTTAATAGTCAGGTCATGGTTTTGCCAAGGCTCCTGGACGATTATGTTGAGGGGATGCATATTGGGAATCCAATTGTCAGATAGGAAATTGACTATGTCTCCTTTATGGACAACCCATCTAAAGGCCTTAAGACAGTAAATATGTTATCCCCTTTATGGACAACCTTCCATCCTTCCTGAATGCACTGCCAGGTCCTGATTTTAGGGTTAGCTCTAGGTTGGTTACCACTATAGTGTTTTCTAATCAGAACTTTAGCCCACATGGTGTCAATGTTGTTGTAGAGCCTCCAAGCTAGGCTGGTCAGGCTAGCTTTGTTTTTTATGTGGGCTTGCTGAATGCCCAGACCCCCATTGCTTTTAGGCTTTATAATGGTATCCCATTTAATCATGTGAAACTTTCTTTTTCAGCAGGTGTTCCCCATGTAAAGTCCCTTTGGATTTTATCAATCTGGTTGGAGATGTGCGATGGTAACTTTATATAGCTCAAGGATGTGGCTGGGAATGCTCCCAGGCTTGATTTTGCTAGAGTTGCACGACCATCCATGTTTAGCATTTTGGTTTTCCAACCAGCCAGCTTAGTGTTCATACCATCAAAAATGAACTGGAAGACTTTATTGGTAGGCCTTTTATGGAAGATGGAAAAGCCTAGATATTTACCAAAATCTCTGCTTTTCCTAATTCCTAACATTGAGCTGCAATATAACCTTAGATTTTTAAAGTTGGCCTTTTGGCATGACGCATTATTAAACTCATCTAAAGTTGCCAAGATTGTTTCACTGCTCTTTTTGTTGGCTCTACCAAACCGTGTAAGATCGTCAGCAAAAAAAAAGATGAGAGATTTTTGGGTCATTTCTACTGATAGTAATTGAAAACTAGTCTTTTCTTAGGACTGCCTGGTCAATATTCCTTGATAGCCTTTCCATGCAAATAATGAATAGGCAGAGAGAGATGAGGTTTCCCTGCCTGATGCCTCTAGTAGGGCGGAAAGGTTCAGTTTGGCTTCCATTGACCAGGATAGATATGGAAGTTGTGGAGATGCAAGAGAGGATCAGTTTGATTAGCTTAAGGGGGAAGTTGAAAAAAAATAGGGAGTCCTTAATGAAGGACCACTCAAGTTTGTCAAAGGTTTTTTCTAGGTCAATCTTGAGAATCATGTTGGTATTTTTCCTTTCATCTTTTGAAAATGAGTGATGTATTCCTGAAAAATTATGGCAATATCAGTAGCCCTTCTATTTGAGAGGAAACTAGCCTGAGATGGCCCAATAATAGTCAGAAGGATAGGCTTGATCTTGTTAACTATTTTTTTACAAGTTTGTACACTCTGTTGCACAGTCCAATAGGTCTACAGCTCTTTACAAGGATAGCATTCTGGCATTTAGGGATCAAGCAAAAGAGGGTCTTGTTAACTTCAGGGGGCATGGTTGAGGTATTAAACACTTTGTGGTAGAGCTGGTTGACATGGGTGGATAGGATAAACCAGTATTTTTGGTAGAAGAAAGGGGACAGCCCATCAGGCCCAGGTGCTTTAAGAGGATTAAAAGAGTTCATGGCTATTTTAATCTCAGAGATCCTAAGTGGTTGGTCCAAGGACACCCTCATGCTATCAGTAAGGACTAGTGGGTTTATTCTCACTGTGACCTCTCTTGTAGGTGGATGAGGTATGGGATGTGATAAAGAGGTTCTTAAAAAAATCCCTAGTAGTCTCCTTGATTAGCTTAGGGTCTATGATATGGTTCCCACAAGGGTCGCTTTCACTCTTATTGACACTGCCGAGTTCCCTAAGCTTGGAGATGAGGGATCTTAGAGATTTAGTTGGCAGCTTACTAGCTTTCTGGGGCAGAGAGCAATAAGCATTTCTCCGAACAACTCTTTGAACTCGATCACCTGGGTTTCTTGCATGAGGAGGACTGTTAACTTTGGGACTCCTAGCTTTTCCAATGTGCTTTCCAGGTTTGCGTTGGACTCTTTGAGGTAGACTAGGGTTTGGTTCGTCTCCTTTATTAGCATGTCCATGGCTGCAAACTGATTTGTTGGTGGGAGAGTGGGTTGGTTCACTTGTGGCCACATGGCGAAGGCCGGTGATAGGAGAGGAAAGTTCAGGTCCATTAATAGAAATAAGGGCATTATTTGGCAGAGTTTCCCCATGAGAGAGTTGAGCTCCTCCATTGATAGGGGTTGTTGTGTGTCCATGTACTGGGCTTGGAGGAGGGTGGATAGCCATAGCTGATGTCCAATAATTGGACAAACCCTAGTGGAGAAGGTAGGTTGCTAGCTGTGCCAGGTAGCGTAGGTCTTGGATGGTGATGGAGATCGGTACTAGTCCCACCATCATTTGCAAGTTTTAGGAGTGTACTTGTAGGGCCATCTCCATCCACGACTCCGGCATCAAGTCTGGTGGTAGTAGAAGGGTGGACATTGTGAGGGGTGTTTGCTTGGTGGGGAGTTGGGATTGTTTGGAGTCGCCATTGAGAGATGATTTTTGGGACGGATCACTGGTTAAGCTTAGAATCGGAGGCATATATTCAGTTGCCTAGATATAATCCGTTTGAAGGCTGTTAGAATTCATGCTGTGTCGATTGAGATCTTTGCTCAATCTTGAGGGATTGACACTCAGTGTCACTTCACTGCTGAGAAGGTGAGTTTGATTTTTCCAAGGCACTTGATTTCCTCTATTGAGAGGGGTGCAGTCAGGATGGGTATGTTCATTGTTTGAGTGTGGGTTTGGGATAGGGAATGGTTAGGTTGTTGGGTTGGGTGGGTGGCCCACTGTAGCATATTTAATATGTGTCTTGTTTGTCATGGTATAATTACCCAAATTTGGGTAAGTATCAAATGCTGAGATACTACTCGATTTGGGCTCCATCCTTTCCCTCTGTTCCTGACACGCTTCCGTAATCCCAAGAAAGGGATCTTTTGTCAATGGGTCGAAggcatccaattgcctttttaaCCCAGAGAATCATTTGTTTGGGCTAGCGTGTGCTTTGCCCGTAGAGCTGGTAGGAGACGGGCCAAGGTGCCCCAGGCCCAATTTTTATTCCCCATGTAATCCATTTTTGATAGTGTGTAAAGGTTGTTCATTAAGCCTCATGACATATATAGCCTACTTTTGTTTTGGATTTCGATTGCCGGAATCCATGTCCGATTTTAGTTTGGGGTCAAGGAACGTACCTGAGGAGGCATTGAACCTCTTACCTAGGTGTTGACTTGAGTGGCCTTGTTTGTATGGCGTCTGTGTTTTGAAAAAGGAACAGTGCGCCATTCACAGATCTGTTCCTTTGTGGTGCCTTCACTGTTGGTGTCGCCGATATGTTTTCTTTGGGTGACGGGTGTTAGGAACTCGCAGCTTCTCAGGGTATGGCCAATTCTCTCACATCCCGTAGAAAGAATCCCTTCCCTTTCGTAAACGAGCACTTGGTTGTGTATGCCAATAGTGATGTTCGTTGTTACCGAAATGTCCAGAGGAACCTAGACACTTATTCTTGCGTATCTTCCTCTTAGGATAAAAGAGGTGCAAGTATCAATTTTCAGAAGCTTTCCCACTCTGTTGCCCACTTGTTCTAAAATTGCCGTGTCATAAAATTCCATTGGCAATTGTGGGAGTCTTATCCATACCGCCATTGTGGCAAGTTTAGATTCTACCGGAATAAAATTTGGTTCCCATCTGCGGATTGATAGGAAATTCTATGCCGCAAACCATGGCCCCTCACTTAGGATTTTGCTCATACTTCCCTCTTTGTTAAATTTGGCGATGAAGAAGTCCCATCCTAGGTTGATTAGGGTGAGGGGTTCATCTGGTTTTCATAGATTGGAGAATTTGGCCTTGAGTAAATGGTGTGGGATTTTCCCCCAAATAGTTTAATAATCAAGGAGTATTTCCACGATTTGTATAGCCTGATTTTGTCCCCATCTGACAATGGGATTGGAATGTTTCCTGAATTTAATTCAAAGGCCTGTGTGTGAACACTGGATTGGAATTTCTATCTGCTTTGTCTTCGTCCATAGCAGAGTTTGGATCTAAAAGTGGTATATCGGGGGTTTTCGATGGTTTTCTAACAGGGGTCACTAGTGGGGATGTGGCCATACCTAGTTGGCTGGAGGTTAGTACCTAGTTGGAGAGAGGTTGGTCTTTCTCTCTCCGGAAAGCTCAAAGAAGCTCAttatgttgtattgttattgcTCAAAAGCGTTTCATCTTGGTCAAACTCAAACATCTCAAATTTTAAACACAAAAAGTACTTTAGCCTCCCAAACAttggccaaacaggctcttaCTAGTTACTCCCTCCGATCTATCTTAATTAATTTTTAGTCCTTTTTTATAattcataatatttttttaaaatattcgaaGTTGTCTTTGAAGTAAAGAGCTCAGaagtatttattatatttttaataaataatttaagattaatatggtcaattttattattaattaatattaaaaggtgaatttcttaatatgtgtgaaaataatttaaaaaattaattaaaatcaaccgGAGGTAGTACTGTCCCCGTTTGACCAtgaaatttttttcactttttttcgaaaatagtgtttgaccataaaatttttaattttcacttgacgataaattttggaatttttcaaaaatttaaaaacttcaaaaagttatttttcaaaattttcacactcAAGCcacttaaaaaattttaaaataatccaaaattatattcatgtccaaacacaattctaattttcaaataccattttcactatTTTCCAAAATTTATTTATTCTTATGGCCAAACGCCCACTAACTTAATCTCTTTTGAAAACACCGAGGTCAAGTGTTTCTCCACAAGGCATTCTCTCTCTACACACTCTCTTTCACACAGAAGAGACCACACTACACAACGCGCTTATTCACCCAACTttctctccttcttcttctctctccATTGCCATTTATCTCCCTTGTTTTTCTGAGCTGAAGTGCTGAACTACTTCTCTCTATAACTTGTGTTTCTCGCCAGaaactttctgaaaaaaaaaTTGCCACTAGGAAAATGGATACAGCAAAATATACACCCATTAATGGTGGAAAAACTCTCTTTACAGACCTGAAAGCTCACTTCTCTTTTCTGAAAACCAAAAGAACTGTTACTTGTGCATATGGGTTCATGTTTGTATTCGTTGCTGTTACATTTTTCTTGGCTTTTAGTCCTTCCCCTAACTCTTCTTCTCCTTGGTTCACAAACATTTTCTCTTTAAGCAGTAGCACTAGTACTAGTGGAACTATTTCTACAACATCAGCTCCGATTTCCTCTGATCAATCTTATGGATCTCACTTTTCTTCAGTTTACTCTTACTTTTTTCCCAACTCTTCACAGCAAGTTCAAAACTTTACTACTCCCAGATCCCAAAACTCAACATTTGAGCCTCCCAATTTGCAAAAAGAATTGGGTATTGGGAAAAATGTGACTTCAAATAATGACTCACATGATAAAGTTGAAGTCTTGAAAAACCCCTTGAAGCCTTCTGTGAATGTGACAGCTCAAAAATCTTCTTCTGGGTCGAATCAAGAATCATCAAGTGTAAAGAATCAGTCCCAAAGTAAAGATTTTGATGATAAAGTTGGAGTATTGAAGGCAAATCAGAGCTCAAATTCAGCACCAAAATCTTCTTCTGGAACTAATAAAGAATCATCAAGCCCAAAGAAGCAGACCCAAAGTAAAGATTTTGATGATAAAGTTGGAGTCTTGAAGGCAAATCAGAGCTCAAATTCAGCACCAAAATCTTCTTCTGGAACTAATAAAGAATCATCAAGCGCAAAGAATCAGCCCCAAAGTAAAGATTTTGATGATAAAGTTGGAGTCTTGAAGGCAAATCAGACAACAAATTCAGCACCAAAATCTGCTAATGGGAGTAAAGAGAAAGAAATTGAGGGAGTGAAGAGTAATTTCACATCCTCGTTTGTGAAAAAACAGAGTAATGGGACTAACTTAGATGTGTCGGCGAAGAAGAAGGATGAAGATGTGGTTAAGTCTTTGTTGGATTGTGATTTCTTTGATGGGAATTGGGTGAAAGATGAGTCTTACCCTTTGTATAAACCTGGTTCTTGTTCTCTTATTGATGAGCAATTCAACTGTTTTCTCAATGGTAGACCTGATAGTAATTACATTAAAATGAAATGGAAGCCCAATGCCTGTACTCTTCCAAGGTAAGATTTTACTGTTTATGCTCAACCTAATtcttgtttaaatatttttatctgATCTATGAACTCCAAATTAGATCGACCCCAACTAGTTTGGAACTAAagcgttgttgttgttgctgttgatgAACTCCAAATTATAGGCTTCAAGGATCCTATGCTTCTTTAGTTTTCCATTTCTAAAGATGTTTCATGCTTATGGAATATGGCATTTTCCATTTTCGATTATTATCTGTTAGATTTGATTTCGGTTACTAGTTAAACCATGATTTCTTTATCTGaaagttgttctttttcttcaattatgTACTGAACAGATCTCAGATTAGTCAAATTGGTATTTACTTCCATATTTAAGTATCCTTACAGTTGATTTTTTTGACAGATTGAATGGCACTCATATGCTGGAATTATTGAGAGGAAAAAAATTAGTATTTGTTGGTGATTCACTCAATAGGAACATGTGGGAATCACTTGTTTGCATACTTAGAAACTCTGTAAAAGATCAGAAGAAGGTTTATGAAGAATTTGGGAGACACCATTTTAGGACAGAAGCTTCCTATTCATTTCTATTCGAAGTAAGATATTCATTTCTGCTGTTAAACATCATCATTATAtgttcataaaaaataaaaataaaaaagcagcccggtgcactaagcttccgctatgcgcggggcccggggaagagccggaccacaaggttctatcgtacgcagccttaccttgcatttctgcaagaggctgttttcacggctcgaacccgtgacctcctgatcacatggcagcaactttaccagttacgccaaggctacCTTCCATCATTATATGTTCCTATTCTTATGAATTGTTTCTTAAATATTCAGGAGTACAATTGCAGAGTGGAGTTCTTTGTATCTCCTTTCTTGGTTCAAGAATGGGAATTTGCAGATAAAAAAGGAGTGAAGAAGGAAACTCTTAGACTTGATTTAATTGGACAGTCTGCTGATAAATATAAAAATGCAGATATATTAATCTTCAACACCGGCCACTGGTGGACTCACGAGAAGACTTCCTTGGGGTAAAATTTATTGAGTTTTCAACATATATGGTCTGTTTGTTAtgcttaaaataattaaaacaatGTTGCATGTTACAGGAAGGACTATTATCAAGAAGGAAGTCACGTGTACAGCGAATTAGATGTCCTTGAGGCATTTCGAAAAGCTTTAACAACATGGGGAAGATGGATTGATTCCCATGTAAATCCCCACAAGACATTTGTTCTCTTTAGAGGTTATTCTGCATCTCATTTTAGGTAATTATAACCTTGAAACACACCATATTACATTTACTTGTCAATAGTTCCAACTTCTTTTCTCTGTAGCTGTATCATTATATTTATATATCTGGTTACCATTTAACTATCCACTATAATAAAAAAGTTACAAAACTATTCTTTGTCACGTTAAAGTAACTAACTGAACTATGAAAAAATTGCACCAAAACTTTTGCTTAAACCATGTATTTTTTTTGACAGTGGTGGACAGTGGAATTCTGGTGGAGCTTGTGACCATGAAACAGAACCAATCAAGAACAACACATATCTTACTCCTTATCCATCTAAGATGAATGTATTGGAGAGAGTCTTGAGAGGAATGAAAACTCAAGTCTCCTATCTGAATGTCACAAGAATGACAGATTATAGAAAAGATGGTCACCCATCAATATATAGGAAACAAAAATTGACCAATGAGGAGAAAAAATCTGAATTGTTGTTCCAAGATTGCAGCCATTGGTGCCTCCCTGGTGTACCTGATGCTTGGAATGAGCTTCTATATGCCAAACTTTTAGTAAATCAACACATGAAAAAACAAGATGACAAAAAGACATAGAGGGGTGGGCTCATTATTCATCGAGTGAGTTTCGAACTGTGCGGGCTCATTATTCATCGAGTGAGTTTCGAACTGTGCGTTATTGACCCTCGATGATTTCTCGGTTATgatacccaaaaaaaaaagggtAACAAGCACTTGGAGAAAGATTATGTTCATAATGTAAACTATATATGCGAGATTAGAGAAGTTTTCTTTAGGAGAGATATGTGAACTTAGAgtaatttattttatgtgtatttATAAGAGGAAAGTGACAAAGAGATTTTGACTGTTTACTTATAATCAAACAGTTGTAAGTCTCTGTCACTTGCTCCTATATTTTACTGAGTCTTGAGGGCTCGACACTGTAAATTTCATAATTATTTAcactatttattttaaatttattaatgaATCATACGTTTAATTATGTTTGTTGGATCAGGGGTTTTGTATACATCATTAGTCAAAGATGTAGTCCAGGTTTTTTTGTTCAATTGTTATACAAAATTGTTGTTTGGCACACAGCATTTTCTTAATTCTTGTGCGCACTTAGGGGATCTAAGTATATATTAATCACGACATCTCTGCTTGGCTATGATTATAGTTGTTTGATGCTTTTGATTAGAGCTTGTCGTCTTGGGGACTGCATAGAGAAGTAATTAAGTATTGTTGGTATTTTAATCCTATTATTTTTCCTCTTCACATGGGGTGTTCTCAATGTTTTAAGTATTCTAATTGCCTGTGCATTTGAGTTACCTTAACAATATAAAGGGTAGACAGTTGCGCTATGTGCGGGGTTCGGAAAAaagccggaccacaagggtctatgtAATACAGTCTTATTCTATATTTCTGCCAGAGGCTATTTCAACATCTTGAGTTACATTaacaatatttttatattatcgtACAATTTAATTAGTTGACATGTGCGGAAACTGATCCGAATATCATCGTTATTAAAAGAACAATATTTGCATGGAGCGTGTCATCAAATTGAGACCATTGTGTCTTAGTTTAAGAGTTGTATTATGATGAATTTGAAATACCTGAGCTGGGAACATGATACTGACAAGTGACTGAAGTTCTGAAGATTTTAAAGTATGTACTATTTAGGTTCTTGGATCTTAAGCAAACATTTTCCCACCCTTCTGTTTTCACATGATTCTAGACGGTGCAGGAAAGCTCCACCAATCATGTTTAGTTATCAATTCTTAATTGGCATTTAtccgtgaaaatataaaaatttacaGGACACCTCGCCCCCATTTAACATGtatttactttaaaaaaattaattagtacCCAAAGTATAGATAACTTAAGATGATTTAGAGTTTATATGATATCtggaggttatgttttaaatttgAGATATTTTTGAATAGATTTAGGTGTTGAATCGTGTATTGCATTGCTGAAATTCGAAAAACAAATTTCCGTTTCTCGACAACTTGCACTTTAGACCTATTTGACTTTATGTAATAAAAATATTgattgcacttcagacctatttggccttaagtgcatcttaaGTATAACTTTTGCACTGTAGATTTAATTGACCTTAAGTGCATTGCACTTCTAACCTTTTTTTCCCCGCAACTTCAGACTAAAGTTGATCCTAAAGTGGATAGAATTGCAAATTTTTGTGCAAAGTGGATATAAAATTACacggggcgtcctatttggtcgcctccatttaacctatacccatttttttaacttgtacccactttttaaacaacttcagccccctttctcctccttctcctcctcaaagttttatcttttctttttccagaaGTAAGGTTCATCCCTATCTGCTTCTTCTTATTTCTCCGGTGAGTCTTATAAATTTTCAATCATTTTTTCCTTTTCGCCGACACCCTCAGCTGTAAAGGTTCTATCTTGGTTTTGTAACTTGAATCTTATGCACCTTGTGGATGAAAATGAAGTGAGTAGGAAGAGAATAGGAATATCAACTGTTAGCACTAACAAAAATGAACTCTTGTTGTGCAGAATCTATTGGAATGAGGACTGGAGATGATTCTGAGCCACTTGGTGTGAAACGGTTCTATGTTGTTGGACTGCTTGAGATAAGCATATAAAGAAGAGAAGTTTCAAAGCTGCCTGTCGTACTTCAGCAAATAGTAGCAAATAAAATTAAAGCCACAACTTTAAGTTACTTCGTGTGGgtagttacaaaataaaaacttcg is a genomic window containing:
- the LOC107805357 gene encoding protein trichome birefringence, whose amino-acid sequence is MDTAKYTPINGGKTLFTDLKAHFSFLKTKRTVTCAYGFMFVFVAVTFFLAFSPSPNSSSPWFTNIFSLSSSTSTSGTISTTSAPISSDQSYGSHFSSVYSYFFPNSSQQVQNFTTPRSQNSTFEPPNLQKELGIGKNVTSNNDSHDKVEVLKNPLKPSVNVTAQKSSSGSNQESSSVKNQSQSKDFDDKVGVLKANQSSNSAPKSSSGTNKESSSPKKQTQSKDFDDKVGVLKANQSSNSAPKSSSGTNKESSSAKNQPQSKDFDDKVGVLKANQTTNSAPKSANGSKEKEIEGVKSNFTSSFVKKQSNGTNLDVSAKKKDEDVVKSLLDCDFFDGNWVKDESYPLYKPGSCSLIDEQFNCFLNGRPDSNYIKMKWKPNACTLPRLNGTHMLELLRGKKLVFVGDSLNRNMWESLVCILRNSVKDQKKVYEEFGRHHFRTEASYSFLFEEYNCRVEFFVSPFLVQEWEFADKKGVKKETLRLDLIGQSADKYKNADILIFNTGHWWTHEKTSLGKDYYQEGSHVYSELDVLEAFRKALTTWGRWIDSHVNPHKTFVLFRGYSASHFSGGQWNSGGACDHETEPIKNNTYLTPYPSKMNVLERVLRGMKTQVSYLNVTRMTDYRKDGHPSIYRKQKLTNEEKKSELLFQDCSHWCLPGVPDAWNELLYAKLLVNQHMKKQDDKKT